In Hydractinia symbiolongicarpus strain clone_291-10 chromosome 13, HSymV2.1, whole genome shotgun sequence, a single genomic region encodes these proteins:
- the LOC130623466 gene encoding malate synthase-like isoform X2, giving the protein MTSLPAGVTVYGEIKPGYDSILTHDALKFVSELHKKFEPTRQYLLCERVKRQNLIDAGENLKFAVGNHDDKWKVAPVPADLQCRHCEITGPVERKMIINALNSGADVFMADFEDSLSPTWNNIIEGHINLRDANLKTIEFLNPDGSTRKLKEKIAQLLVRTRGWHLDEKHVHVDGKPVSGGLIDFALYFFHNIHNRLENNSSTYFYLPKMEHHLECRLWNDIFEFSEKYLCIPTGKIRATIMVETFPAAYEMEEMLYELRNYACGMNAGRWDYIFSIIKTLKSRDDCIMPDRKQVTMQVPFMRSYAERLVQICHKHGAHAMGGMSAFIPSRRYEEINKTAISQVTIDKEREVEEGYDGTWVAHPDLVKLAKDIFMKGLNAKDNQKERAPFDKIITENDLSTIVIDGGKVTEEGVRVNVSIGLQYLNSWFRGHGAAAINNLMEDAATAEISRAQLWQWLHHSTKLDDGRTLTEALFKTVLSEEVEKLGGRENESFFSAAEIVEKLVVSNDFETFLTIPGYDCLVGSLKR; this is encoded by the exons GCGTGACAGTTTATGGCGAAATCAAGCCTGGGTACGACTCCATACTCACTCACGATGCTTTGAAGTTTGTTTCTGAGCTGCATAAGAAATTTGAACCTACTCGCCAGTACCTACTTTGCGAAAGAGTAAAAAGACAAAACTTAATCGATGCAGGGGAAAATCTTAAG TTTGCTGTGGGAAACCATGACGACAAATGGAAAGTCGCACCAGTCCCTGCTGATCTCCAATGCCGTCACTGTGAAATCACAGGACCGGTCGAAAGGAAAATGATCATTAACGCTTTAAACAGTGGAGCTGATGTGTTTATGGCGGATTTTGAAGATTCGTTAAGTCCAACTTGGAATAATATCATCGAAGGACATATAAATCTACGCGATGCCAACTTAAAAACTATTGAGTTTTTAAACCCAGATG GCTcaacaagaaaattaaaagaaaaaattgcccAACTTTTAGTTCGTACTCGCGGATGGCACTTGGACGAGAAACATGTACACGTTGATGGTAAACCAGTGTCTGGAGGTCTTATAGATTTTGCTTTGTACTTCTTTCATAATATACACAACAGACTTGAAAATAATTCCTCGACTTATTTCTACTTGCCCAAGATGGAACATCATCTCGAATGCAGATTGTGGAACGACATCTTCGAATTTTCCGAAAAGTATCTGTGCATTCCCACAg GTAAAATACGTGCAACAATTATGGTGGAAACCTTTCCTGCTGCTTACGAAATGGAGGAAATGCTGTATGAATTAAGAAATTATGCTTGTGGAATGAATGCCGGGAGGTGGGATTACATTTTTAGTATAATTAAAACGTTGAAGTCACGCGATGATTGCATAATGCCAGATCGAAAACAG gtTACCATGCAAGTACCTTTTATGCGATCTTATGCTGAACGTCTTGTCCAAATATGCCACAAACATGGCGCCCATGCCATGGGTGGTATGTCAGCTTTTATTCCGTCACGACGTTATGAAGAGATCAATAAGACGGCGATTAGCCAAGTTACAATTGATAAAGAAAGAGAG GTAGAAGAGGGGTACGATGGGACTTGGGTTGCGCACCCGGATTTGGTAAAATTAGCGAAGGATATCTTTATGAAAGGACTAAACGCAAAAGATAACCAAAAAGAAAG GGCTCCTTTCGACAAAATTATTACTGAAAATGATTTAAGCACAATAGTAATCGATGGCGGTAAGGTTACGGAAGAAGGCGTGCGTGTGAACGTTTCCATCGGATTGCAATATCTTAATTCGTGGTTTCGA GGGCATGGTGCTGCTGCAATTAACAATTTAATGGAGGATGCAGCAACGGCAGAAATTTCACGCGCACAATTATGGCAGTGGTTGCATCATAGCACGAAATTGGATGACGGAAGGACATTAACAGAAGCGTTATTTAAAACAGTTTTGTCAGAGGAAGTTGAGAAGTTAGGTGGTCGTGAAAACGAATCATTTTTTTCAGCTGCTGAAATAGTGGAAAAGTTAGTTGTGTCAAATGactttgaaacatttttgacaattcCAGGTTATGATTGTTTGGTTGGTTcattaaaaagataa
- the LOC130623466 gene encoding malate synthase-like isoform X3 codes for MYAINGKNLMNKLASSRLTNWIMFRGFATQITEGVTVYGEIKPGYDSILTHDALKFVSELHKKFEPTRQYLLCERVKRQNLIDAGENLKFAVGNHDDKWKVAPVPADLQCRHCEITGPVERKMIINALNSGADVFMADFEDSLSPTWNNIIEGHINLRDANLKTIEFLNPDGSTRKLKEKIAQLLVRTRGWHLDEKHVHVDGKPVSGGLIDFALYFFHNIHNRLENNSSTYFYLPKMEHHLECRLWNDIFEFSEKYLCIPTGKIRATIMVETFPAAYEMEEMLYELRNYACGMNAGRWDYIFSIIKTLKSRDDCIMPDRKQVEEGYDGTWVAHPDLVKLAKDIFMKGLNAKDNQKERAPFDKIITENDLSTIVIDGGKVTEEGVRVNVSIGLQYLNSWFRGHGAAAINNLMEDAATAEISRAQLWQWLHHSTKLDDGRTLTEALFKTVLSEEVEKLGGRENESFFSAAEIVEKLVVSNDFETFLTIPGYDCLVGSLKR; via the exons GCGTGACAGTTTATGGCGAAATCAAGCCTGGGTACGACTCCATACTCACTCACGATGCTTTGAAGTTTGTTTCTGAGCTGCATAAGAAATTTGAACCTACTCGCCAGTACCTACTTTGCGAAAGAGTAAAAAGACAAAACTTAATCGATGCAGGGGAAAATCTTAAG TTTGCTGTGGGAAACCATGACGACAAATGGAAAGTCGCACCAGTCCCTGCTGATCTCCAATGCCGTCACTGTGAAATCACAGGACCGGTCGAAAGGAAAATGATCATTAACGCTTTAAACAGTGGAGCTGATGTGTTTATGGCGGATTTTGAAGATTCGTTAAGTCCAACTTGGAATAATATCATCGAAGGACATATAAATCTACGCGATGCCAACTTAAAAACTATTGAGTTTTTAAACCCAGATG GCTcaacaagaaaattaaaagaaaaaattgcccAACTTTTAGTTCGTACTCGCGGATGGCACTTGGACGAGAAACATGTACACGTTGATGGTAAACCAGTGTCTGGAGGTCTTATAGATTTTGCTTTGTACTTCTTTCATAATATACACAACAGACTTGAAAATAATTCCTCGACTTATTTCTACTTGCCCAAGATGGAACATCATCTCGAATGCAGATTGTGGAACGACATCTTCGAATTTTCCGAAAAGTATCTGTGCATTCCCACAg GTAAAATACGTGCAACAATTATGGTGGAAACCTTTCCTGCTGCTTACGAAATGGAGGAAATGCTGTATGAATTAAGAAATTATGCTTGTGGAATGAATGCCGGGAGGTGGGATTACATTTTTAGTATAATTAAAACGTTGAAGTCACGCGATGATTGCATAATGCCAGATCGAAAACAG GTAGAAGAGGGGTACGATGGGACTTGGGTTGCGCACCCGGATTTGGTAAAATTAGCGAAGGATATCTTTATGAAAGGACTAAACGCAAAAGATAACCAAAAAGAAAG GGCTCCTTTCGACAAAATTATTACTGAAAATGATTTAAGCACAATAGTAATCGATGGCGGTAAGGTTACGGAAGAAGGCGTGCGTGTGAACGTTTCCATCGGATTGCAATATCTTAATTCGTGGTTTCGA GGGCATGGTGCTGCTGCAATTAACAATTTAATGGAGGATGCAGCAACGGCAGAAATTTCACGCGCACAATTATGGCAGTGGTTGCATCATAGCACGAAATTGGATGACGGAAGGACATTAACAGAAGCGTTATTTAAAACAGTTTTGTCAGAGGAAGTTGAGAAGTTAGGTGGTCGTGAAAACGAATCATTTTTTTCAGCTGCTGAAATAGTGGAAAAGTTAGTTGTGTCAAATGactttgaaacatttttgacaattcCAGGTTATGATTGTTTGGTTGGTTcattaaaaagataa
- the LOC130623466 gene encoding malate synthase-like isoform X1: MYAINGKNLMNKLASSRLTNWIMFRGFATQITEGVTVYGEIKPGYDSILTHDALKFVSELHKKFEPTRQYLLCERVKRQNLIDAGENLKFAVGNHDDKWKVAPVPADLQCRHCEITGPVERKMIINALNSGADVFMADFEDSLSPTWNNIIEGHINLRDANLKTIEFLNPDGSTRKLKEKIAQLLVRTRGWHLDEKHVHVDGKPVSGGLIDFALYFFHNIHNRLENNSSTYFYLPKMEHHLECRLWNDIFEFSEKYLCIPTGKIRATIMVETFPAAYEMEEMLYELRNYACGMNAGRWDYIFSIIKTLKSRDDCIMPDRKQVTMQVPFMRSYAERLVQICHKHGAHAMGGMSAFIPSRRYEEINKTAISQVTIDKEREVEEGYDGTWVAHPDLVKLAKDIFMKGLNAKDNQKERAPFDKIITENDLSTIVIDGGKVTEEGVRVNVSIGLQYLNSWFRGHGAAAINNLMEDAATAEISRAQLWQWLHHSTKLDDGRTLTEALFKTVLSEEVEKLGGRENESFFSAAEIVEKLVVSNDFETFLTIPGYDCLVGSLKR, from the exons GCGTGACAGTTTATGGCGAAATCAAGCCTGGGTACGACTCCATACTCACTCACGATGCTTTGAAGTTTGTTTCTGAGCTGCATAAGAAATTTGAACCTACTCGCCAGTACCTACTTTGCGAAAGAGTAAAAAGACAAAACTTAATCGATGCAGGGGAAAATCTTAAG TTTGCTGTGGGAAACCATGACGACAAATGGAAAGTCGCACCAGTCCCTGCTGATCTCCAATGCCGTCACTGTGAAATCACAGGACCGGTCGAAAGGAAAATGATCATTAACGCTTTAAACAGTGGAGCTGATGTGTTTATGGCGGATTTTGAAGATTCGTTAAGTCCAACTTGGAATAATATCATCGAAGGACATATAAATCTACGCGATGCCAACTTAAAAACTATTGAGTTTTTAAACCCAGATG GCTcaacaagaaaattaaaagaaaaaattgcccAACTTTTAGTTCGTACTCGCGGATGGCACTTGGACGAGAAACATGTACACGTTGATGGTAAACCAGTGTCTGGAGGTCTTATAGATTTTGCTTTGTACTTCTTTCATAATATACACAACAGACTTGAAAATAATTCCTCGACTTATTTCTACTTGCCCAAGATGGAACATCATCTCGAATGCAGATTGTGGAACGACATCTTCGAATTTTCCGAAAAGTATCTGTGCATTCCCACAg GTAAAATACGTGCAACAATTATGGTGGAAACCTTTCCTGCTGCTTACGAAATGGAGGAAATGCTGTATGAATTAAGAAATTATGCTTGTGGAATGAATGCCGGGAGGTGGGATTACATTTTTAGTATAATTAAAACGTTGAAGTCACGCGATGATTGCATAATGCCAGATCGAAAACAG gtTACCATGCAAGTACCTTTTATGCGATCTTATGCTGAACGTCTTGTCCAAATATGCCACAAACATGGCGCCCATGCCATGGGTGGTATGTCAGCTTTTATTCCGTCACGACGTTATGAAGAGATCAATAAGACGGCGATTAGCCAAGTTACAATTGATAAAGAAAGAGAG GTAGAAGAGGGGTACGATGGGACTTGGGTTGCGCACCCGGATTTGGTAAAATTAGCGAAGGATATCTTTATGAAAGGACTAAACGCAAAAGATAACCAAAAAGAAAG GGCTCCTTTCGACAAAATTATTACTGAAAATGATTTAAGCACAATAGTAATCGATGGCGGTAAGGTTACGGAAGAAGGCGTGCGTGTGAACGTTTCCATCGGATTGCAATATCTTAATTCGTGGTTTCGA GGGCATGGTGCTGCTGCAATTAACAATTTAATGGAGGATGCAGCAACGGCAGAAATTTCACGCGCACAATTATGGCAGTGGTTGCATCATAGCACGAAATTGGATGACGGAAGGACATTAACAGAAGCGTTATTTAAAACAGTTTTGTCAGAGGAAGTTGAGAAGTTAGGTGGTCGTGAAAACGAATCATTTTTTTCAGCTGCTGAAATAGTGGAAAAGTTAGTTGTGTCAAATGactttgaaacatttttgacaattcCAGGTTATGATTGTTTGGTTGGTTcattaaaaagataa